ggtcaagtcaattgggaggtaagtatgaatggagaaaaaatggaggaagtaaagtgttttagatatctgggagtggatctggcagcggatggaaccatggaagcagaagtgaatcatagggtgggggagggggcgaaaatcctgggagccttgaagaatgtgtggaagtcgagaacattatttcggaaagcaaaaatgggtatgtttgaaggaatggtggttccaacaatgttgtatggttgcgaggcgtgggctatggatagagttgtgcgcaggagggtggatgtgctggaaatgagatgtttgaggacaatgtgtggtgtgaggtggtttgatcgagtaagtaatgtaagggtaagagagatgtgtggaaataaaaagtgcatggttgagagagcagaagagggtgttttgaaatggtttgggcacatggagagaatgagtgaggaaagattgaccaagaggatatatgtgtcggaggtggagggaacgaggagaagtgggagaccaaattggaggtggaaagatggagtgaaaaagattttgagtgatcggggcctgaacatgcaggagggtgaaaggcgggcaaggaatagagtgaattggatcgatgtggtataccggggttgacgtgctgtcagtggattgaatcagggcatgtgaagcgtctggggtaaaccatggaaagctgtgtggggcctggatgtggaaagggagctgtggttttgggcattatttcatgacagctagagactgagtgtgaacgaatgaggcctttgttgtcttttcctagcgctaccccgcacacatgaggggggaggggatggtatttcatgtgtggcgaggtggcgatgggaatgaataaaggcagacagtgtgaattgtgtgcatggtatatatgtatgtgtctgtgtgtgtatatatatgtgtacattgagatgtataggtatgtatatttgcgtgtgtggacgtgtgtgtatatacatgtgtatgggggtgggttgggccatttctttcgtctgcttccttgcactacctcacaaatgctggagacagcgacaaatcaaaataataatatatataaaaaaaaaaaaattataaatggaACCAACCTTCTTGAACAAAACTGAAGTACTTTTTgtaacaagctttttttttatgaaaatctctGCCCAGCTGAGAGCTTTTGAGGCCAAAAAGGCTAAGCAATTCCTACATGTCTCAAGGGAAGGTTTTCTAATCAGGAGCAAAGGCCTACACAAGATACTATATTTGCACCATGATTGCAATTTTATGTACCCTTGTTTTCCCACACAAACTATTTGCAGAATATTATGTAGGTAAACTACAGGTAACTGTCATCATGACAAGTTTACAGACTTTCTAAGTACAAGACAATACCATATCCACGGAGGATTTTGCTTAACTTTAGTAAAGAAACTATGTACAATCACAGCATAAATTGCTTTTACCCTGGGTGCAGTTGATATCAAATTGAATTCTACCTCTGCTCTCCTCTCAGTAGGGTTAAGTGGTCATTCATTATGGCAAGAGACTGGTATCGTGTCACTGATGGCTCAACAGATTCCCATACAAGGAAAGCAATACGAGACTAGTTGCAAAGGCTTTCTTCAGGATTTTTCTCGTTTGTCATACTGACACCTTAGAATTAAAAGTAATTTACAGTCTGATTGTTCAATTTAACTAGTATAAAGGCATACTTGTTCCAAATAAGAGGCAAGTGCAAAGAATTCAATATCCTTTGTCGTGAATTATGTTAAAATATGCTTTAGTTattcattaccacatgaaaataaaTTGGTGACTGTGACTTCAGAATTTCATTTGTATGCCATAACACTCCCGGGAACAAAGAAAAAGAACTTACCAAGACTCCTGCTGTGTACTTTACATTGTCTTCAAAGTGGGGATGGTCTGCAACCTTAAGCTGAGCTAACGTAAAGAAACTTTCCTTGACTGGAAGGTTGGATGTCATGAACatcccagtggtggtgtggtctgccaCATATTCTGCCACTACAGTAAACTGTGAAGAAGAGTATGCATAAATGACATAcacaatatgaaaaaatatatatcgtttatgtacacaatttctccacactctgaggcagcaccaggagcagaggaaaaatggccccatttgctcacatacactaactctcatgcataatgcacagaaactacatgTCCTTATTCACAGTTAAGCCCCCCATCTTTTCACAGTTTCTCctaacagcttcacatgccctgatccagccTGTTGACTGCATGTCCATCTCTTACATCTCGCTCCATCCTTTCAACTTGTCCTTGTTctcgctcttcctccctccatttccaacttgtaccctctcagtcattctttcctctcattctaaaTCATGTTTCTAAACCATGCCATGAATgacagggtggtgacgggaatggatgaagggagtgcatatgaatatgtacatatgtatatgtctgtgtatgtatatgttgaaatgtacatgtatgtatatgtgtgtgtatgggcgttcatgtattaCATGTATATGAGGGTGGTTTGgacttcctcatctgtttccttgtgcgaccttgctaatgcgggagacggcaacaaagtacgataaaaagaaataaatattttatatatttattaaactttctctctgtctcccgcgttagcgaggtagtgcaaggaaacagacaaaagaatggcctaacccacccatatacacatgcatatacataaatgcccacacacgcacatatacattttttttttttttttttttttatactttgtcgctgtctcccgcgtttgcgaggtagcgcaaggaaacagacgaaagaaatggcccaacccccccccccccatacacatgtacatacacacgtccacacacgcaaatatacatacctacacagctttccatggtttaccccagacgcttcacatgccttgattcatccactgacagcacgtcaacccctgtataccacatcgctccaattcactctattccttgccctcctttcaccctcctgcatgttcaggccccgatcacacaaaatctttttcactccatctttccacctccaatttggtctccctcttctcctcgttccctccacctccgacacatatatcctcttggtcaatctttcctcactcattctctccatgtgcccaaaccatttcaaaacaccctcttctgctctctcaaccacgctctttttatttccacacatctctcttacccttacgttacttactcgatcaaaccacctcacaccacacattgtcctcaaacatctcatttccagcacatccatcctcctgcgcacaactctatccatagcccacgcctcgcaaccatacaacattgttggaaccactattccttcaaacatacccatttttgctttccgagataatgttctcgacttccacacatttttcaaggctcccaaaattttcgccccctcccccaccctatgatccacttccgcttccatggttccatacgctgacagatccactcccagatatctaaaacacttcacttcctccagtttttctccattcaaactcacctcccaattgacttgaccctcaaccctactgtacctaataaccttgctcttattcacatttactcttaactttcttcttccacacactttaccaaactcagtcaccagcttctgcagtttctcacatgaatcacccaccagcgctgtatcatcagcgaacaacaactgactcacttcccaagctctctcatccccaacagacttcatacttgcccctctttccaggactcttgcatttacctccctaacaaccccatccataaacaaattaaacaaccatggagacatcacacacccctgccgcaaacctacattcactgagaaccaatcactttcctctcttcctacacgtacacatgccttacatcctcgataaaaacttttcactgcttctaacaacttgcctcccacaccatatattcttaataccttccacagagcatctctatcaactctatcatatgccttctccagatccataaatgctacatacaaatccatttgcttttctaagtatttctcacatacattcttcaaagcaaacacctgatccacacatcctctaccacttctgaaaccgcactgctcttccccaatctgatgctctgtacatgccttcaccctctcaatcaataccctcccatataatttaccaggaatactcaacaaacttatacctctgtaatttgagcactcactcttatcccctttgcctttgtacaatggcactatgcacgcattccgccaatcctcaggcacctcaccatgagtcatacatacattaaataaccttaccaaccagtcaacaatacagtcacccccttttttaataaattccactgcaataccatccaaacctgctgccttgccggctttcatcttccgcaaagcttttactacctcttctctgtttaccaaatcattttccctaaccctctcactttgcacaccacctcgaccaaaacaccctatatctgccactctgtcatcagacacattcaacaaaccttcaaaatactcattccatctccttctcacatcaccactacttgttatcacctccccatttacgcccttcactgaagttcccatttgctcccttgtcttacgcaccctatttacctccttccagaacatctttttattctccctaaaatttactgatagtctctcaccccaactctcatttgccctttttttcacctcttgcacctttctcttgacctcctgtctctttcttttatacttctcccactcaattgcattttttccctgcaaaaatcgtccaaatgcctctctcttctctttcactaatactcttacttcttcatcccaccactcactaccctttctaaacagcccacctcccactcttctcatgccacaagcatcttttgcgcagtccatcactgattccctaaatacatcccattcctcccccactccccttacttccattgttctcacctttttccattctgtacacagtctctcctggtacttccccacacaggtctccttcccaagctcacttactctcaccaccttcttcaccccaacattcactcctcttttctgaaaacccatactaatcttcaccttagcctccacaagataatgatcagacatccctccagttgcacctctcagcacattaacatacatatacatacaaagacatatacatacatacacatgtacatattcatacttgctgccatcatccattcccattgccaccccgccactcatgaaacaACACCTCCTTCCCCTGCGCAtgcacgaggtatcgctaggaaaagacaacaaaggccacattcgttcacattcagtctgctagctgtcatgtgtaatgcaccgaaactacagctccctttgcacatccaagccccacaaaactttccatggtttaccccagacacttcacatgccctggttcaatatataatgcagtggttctggtgcattacatatgacagctaccttcacctggaaccactccacCTTCTCTGTCACttaacacacatgccttactcattTGATAGAAAATCTAAGCTAGTTtttgtagctttcctccaacaccatacattcaGAGCATACACAAAGCATGtcaaccacatcatatattttctcctgatctataaattccacacacaaagtgttttctttaagtatatcaaagattcttcaaagcaagcacctgatcgaaACAGCGTCTCACACTTCTGAGGCCACTttgttcctccacaatctgatgctctgtgcgtgcTACCCTCTATCTATCACAATtctcatacaactttccaggtatccTAAACAAACTTCCTCTACTCTAGTTCAAATATTCTCTAttccccttgcatttatacaattGCACtgaacaagcattccaccagtcctcaggtacctgacCTTCAATTATACTTACTAACAAAAACACTTAACCTTACTGATTCTGAGAAACTGTTCCAGGCAAAGACCTTTGATGTTACAGTGTATGGGTCAACCAAGTCTTCAGGATCATAGTCATTAGCCACCAACATGAACCAAGTGTCATCAACCTGAAATTTACATCAAATTGTAGTACCATAATAATGAAAGATATAGTACAAGAAAAACAATGAGAGCAGCAAATGTTCATTCTGAAATTTACATCTTtactattcatttataattagtAGTTGCCTTGTATGACACAGGAGAGACACTGGCAGTATTTTCAATCCTGTTTTCCCCTTACCTAGTATATTCATTGCAACCAAAATCTGCTGAAAAATATTTTCCAGTATCCCTTTAATACACTTTTATCTCTTAAGTAGCCTAGCCATGGAAATTTTGGGTGGTACCAAGGAATGTGGCAAGAAAAGTTacatagaaaaaggaaaatgagcaaACTGTCTATATTTATTGCTGTACACACACTTAAAGTTGGTGCACTAAATTTGCCTATCAAGTTTGTTGAATTTTGCCAACTCTTTGTCCCTTCTCTGTCACCACCAATTGATTATTGAGAGAGAACTATTCTCAATGCTAACAGttcaactttcatattataattaGTGCACCAAAGACGTGCTAATTAGCCACTAAATGATGTGGGGCGTACAGCAGGGCACCTTTCTAACAGCAACTTGACTAGGTGGCAGGTCAAGGCATgtgacctcacctaacctaccaaTTCCCAGAGAAATGAGCTTTATGGTCCAAACTATGGTTGCACATACACTTGCTGTCTGAAGACCTGCTGGTCTGCACTGCATATCAAATTtgcattacattttcatttaaccTATAAAGGACCCCAACCAAACTAGTATGGTTTATGTTATGATGCCATACTAGTAGGGATTACTTTTATTAACAttcactcagctttctcctttcacaattttccaaactaaagtcaccaacttctgcagtttctcacttgaatctgctaccagtactgtatcatcattaaacacacttgcttcccaggccctttcatccccacaggctgcatattcacccctctctcaaagacttgcatttacctcccttatcatCCCATCTAGACATATTGAACAATGCTGAAATAACACACTATAACAGCACCCGCTAAACTGGATTTCAGCAGCAGCTGTTGACCAGCCATCACTGAACGCAGAGTATGGGTGTCATTGAGTAGATACTCCAGGTGCAAATGTAGGTTGGGCCACAAAGTTCATTTCTCTGAAAATTAGCTAGTCCATTTAGGTCACCTGGCATGACCTGCCACAAAGTCAAGTAGCTGTCAGTAGGGTAACTGAAGAGACACTGGGTCACTACACTTTCTTGGTCCTTCCAGTAGTAAATTGTGGTGTCAATCATCTTTACATACCCAGCTAAAAGCATCTTTCCATTTAAATTACAGCAGGAATAGGCAACTTATACAAATATGACTATGGTCCCCACAAGGAAAGATGTACTATAAAGATTAGTATAATTAGGAATTTTTCCCAGTTCTTATAACATTTCCCCATGAAGAAAAGAGACCTCTACCAAAAAAGCACACCTTTGAATTCATATGAGGATGGGAAGAATCAAGACTTACTAGTATGGCTTGGTCTTACATTAGTCAATTGAAAATGGAAAAGTACAGCAAATTTAGTATGCAGTGCAGAGCAGCAGCTCTTCAATCAAATACAAATGCGCCTGTCCTAAATGAGCTTCACTGGGACTTTGTCTGTGCAAGCATAAAgctgttggtaaggatatgttaAGCATAATAGCAatttgggggggatgggaggttCAAGCACAACTGTCACGTTTCTAATAGAGATTCTGCCCTCGCTGTCCTTTACAGTAAACTTCTCTAGAACTCTACTGCAACTATTTAGTTGGGCAAATTATAGAACTATAGGTTTTATATACATCTTACTTGAACATTATGGTGTGatgaacaaatgaacaagtttttattatatttcaacaattgaaatgcaagagttttggaaagaggggcaagtatgaagtctgttggggatgagagagcttgggaagtgagtcagttgttgttcgctgatgatacagcgctggtggctgattcatgtgagaaactgcagaagctggtgactgagtttggtaaagtgtgtggaagaagaaagttaagagtaaatgtgaataagagcaaggttattaggtacagtagggttgagggtcaagtcaattgggaggtgagtttgaatggagaaaaactggaggaagtttagtgttttagatatctgggagtggatctggcagcggatggaaccatggaagcggaagtggatcatagggtgggggagggggcgaaaattctgggggccttggagaatgtgtggaagtcgagaacattatctcggaaagcaaaaatgggtatgtttgaaggaatagtggttccaacaatgttgtatggttgcgaggcgtgggctatggatagtgttgtgcgcaggaggatggatgtgctggaaatgagatgtttgaggacaatgtgtggtgtgaggtggtttgatcgagtgagtaacgtaagggtaagagagatgtgtggaaataaaaagagcgtggttgagagagcagaagagggtgttttgaagtggtttgggcacatggagaggatgagtgaggaaagattgaccaagaggatatatgtatcggaggtggagggagcaaggagaagagggagaccaaattggaggtggaaagatggagtgaaaaagattttgtgtgatcggggcctgaacatgcaggagggtgaaaggagggcaaggaatagagtgaattggagcgatgtggtatactggggttgacgtgctgtcagtggattgaatcaaggcatgtgaagcgtctggggtaaaccatggaaagctgtgtaggtatgtatatttgcgtgtgtggacatatgtatatacatgtgtatgggggggggggttgggccatttctttcgtctgtttccttgcgctacctcgcaaacgcgggagacggcgacaaagtatgaaaaaaaaaaaaaaaaaaaaaatgttctggaaggaggtaaataaagtgcgtaagacaagggagcaaatgggaacttcagtgaagggcgcaaatggggaggtgataacaagtagtggtgatgtgagaaggagatggagtgagtattttgaaggtttgttgaatgtgtttgatgatagattggcagatatagggtgttttggtcgaggtggtgtgcaaagtgagagggttagggaaaatgatttggtaaacagagaagaggtagtaaaagctttgcggaagatgaaagccggcaaggcagcaggtttggatggtattgcagtggaatttattaaaaaagggggtgactgtattgttgactggttggtaagattatttaatgtatgtatgactcatggtgaggtgcctgaggattggcggaatgcgtgcatagtgccattgtacaaaggcaaaggggataagagtgagtgctcaaattacagaggtataagtttgttgagtattcctggtaaattatatgggagggtattgattgagagggtgaaggcatgtacagagcatcagattggggaagagcagtgtggtttcagaagtggtagaggatgtgtggatcaggtgtttgctttgaagaatgtatgtgagaaatacttagaaaagcaaatggatttgtatgtagcatttatggatctggagaaggcatatgatagagttgatagagatgctctgtggaaggtattaagaatatatggtgtgggaggcaagttgttagaagcagtgaaaagtttttatcgaggatgtaaggcatgtgtacgtgtaggaagagaggaaagtgattggttctcagtgaatgtaggtttgcggcaggggtgtgtgatgtctccatggttgtataatttgtttatggatggggttgttagggagatgaatgcaagagttttggaaaaaggggcaagtatgaagtctgttggggatgagagagcttgggaagtgagtcagttgttgttcgctgatgatacagcgatggtggctgattcatgtgagaaactgcagaagctggtgactgagtttggtaaagtgtgtggaagaagaaagttaagagtaaatgtgaataagagcaaggttattaggtacagtagggttgagggtcaagtcaattgggagaggagtttgaatggagaaaaactggaggaagtgaagtgttttagatatctgggagtggatctggcagcggatggaaccatggaagcggaagtggatcacagggtgggggagggggcgaaaattctgggagccttgaagaatgtgtggaagtcgagaacattatctcggaaagcaaaaatgggtatgtttgaaggaatagtggttccaacaatgttgtatggttgcgaggcgtgggctatggatagagttgtgcgcaggaggatggatgtgctggaaatgagatgtttgaggacaatgtgtggtgtgaggtggtttgatcgagtaagtaacataagggtaagagagatgtgtggaaataaaaagagcgtggttgagagagcagaagagggtgttttgaaatggtttgggcacatggagagaatgagtgaggaaagattgaccaagaggatatatgtgtcggaggtggagggaacgaggagaagagggagaccaaattggaggtggaaagatggagtgaaaaagattttgtgtgatcggggcctgaacatgcaggagggtgaaaggagggcaaggagtagagtgaattggagcgatgtggtataccggggttgatgtgctgtcagtggattgaatcaaggcatgtgaagcgtctggggtaaaccatggacagctgtgtaggtatgcatatttgcgtgtgtggacgtatgtatatacatgtgtatggggggggggggttgggccatttctttcgtctgtttccttgcgctacctcgcaaacgcgggaaacagcgacaaagcaaaaaaaaaaaaaaaaaaaaaaaaaatacatttgcgtgtgtggacgtgtatgtatatacatgtgtatgggggtgggttgggccatttctttcctctgtttccttatatctttttcaattctatcaaTAGTTAGCACAGGAATCCCCTACTGCTAGGACACAATTTAACTTCTGCTCCGAAGTTCAACTCTGCAGGTTGAACCAGTTCAGTTTTCAACATATCTGATACACCATATTTGACAACGAACTTCCTGTggtaaatgagaattaactgtcACATGAATCTCCCTACCAATCACACCCTGAGGACCTACTTATCTTAGGTTTAGCATAAAGAAATATACCTAGTTTCATAACTCATTTCCTACTTCATGTTTTGTGCATGTGGTCTTATATTAAAGATCATTTATATACTGTCCACTATATCCTTTGTATAATGAGGGTTTGTCATTGCATCTCATAATGTAAGAAATCCCTAAATGGCACCCCAATTCCTTGGCCGCCATGCACACAATACAAATTGCAGGTTCGATCATTATATAAAAGAGGGAGTGCTATGCCATTTAGAGACTGTCATACTAacactatgttttttttttttttattatactttgtcgctgtctcctgcgtttgcgaggtagcgcaaggaaaaagacgaaagaaaaggcccaacccccccccatacacatgtatatacatacgtccacacacgcaaatatacatacctacacagctttccatggtttaccccagacgcttcacatgccttgattcaatccactgacagcacgtcaaccccggtataccacatcgctccaattcactctattccttgccctcctttcaccctcctgcatgttcaggccccgatcacacaaaatctttttcactccatctttccacctccaatttggtctccctcttctcctcgttccctccacctccgacacatatatcctcttggtcaatctttcctcactcattctctccatgtgcccaaaccacttcaaaacaccctcttctgctctctcaaccacgctctttttatttccacacatctctcttacccttacgttactcactcgatcaaaccacctcacaccacacattgtcctcaaacatctcatttccagcacatccatcctcctgcgcacaactctatccatagcccacgccttgcaaccatacaacattgttggaaccactattccttcaaacatacccatttttgctttccgagataatgttctcgacttccacacattcttcaaggcccccagaattttcgccccctcccccaccctatgatccacttccgcttccatggttccatccgctgccagatccactcccagatatctaaaacacttcacttcctccagtttttctccattcaaactcctcccaattgacttgaccctcaaccctactgtacctaataaccttgctcttattcacatttactcttaactttcttcttccacacactttaccaaactcagtcaccagcttctgcagtttctcacatgaatcagccaccagcgctgtatcatcagcgaacaacaactgactcacttcccaagctctctcatccccaacagacttcatacttgcccctctttccaaaactcttgcatttacctccctaacaaccccatccataaacaaattaaacaaccatggagacatcacacacccctgccgcaaacctacattcactgagaaccaatcactttcctctcttcctacacgtacacatgccttacatcctcgataaaagcttttcactgcttctaacaactttcctcccacaccatatattcttaataccttccacagagcatctctgtcaactctatcatatgccttctccagatccataaatgctacatacaaatccatttgcttttctaagtatttctc
The sequence above is a segment of the Panulirus ornatus isolate Po-2019 chromosome 23, ASM3632096v1, whole genome shotgun sequence genome. Coding sequences within it:
- the LOC139756790 gene encoding uncharacterized protein isoform X2 is translated as MYAELSFLERIAFPRDTAVFGKLWVGHVAAEGEGQFLKITSCPVPPCICNSECHYYKVDDTWFMLVANDYDPEDLVDPYTVTSKVFAWNSFSESFTVVAEYVADHTTTGMFMTSNLPVKESFFTLAQLKVADHPHFEDNVKYTAGVLVVVHYMISLCLILCHMQ